Genomic segment of Synechococcus sp. A18-25c:
TCCAGTGGTCGCACGGTCAACCCGCGACGAAGCAGATCCGATTTGATTTGTTCCACGGTGAGCACGCCATCGTGAAGAAGGGAAGCCAAAAGCGCTGCAGAAGCCTGACCACCCGCAGGACCAGGGTCAAGAGCTTGCGCAATGTGATCCAGACACCCTGCACCGCCAGATGCGATCACAGGCACAGGCACCGCCTGCGCCACCGCACGGGTGAGCGCCAAGTCGTATCCGGCTTGGGTGCCATCCCCATCCATCGACGTGAGCAGAATCTCCCCCGCCCCGAGATCAGCCGCACGGCGCGCCCACTCGACCACATCCAGACCGGTGTTCTCACGCCCACCTTTGACGTAGACATCCCATCCGCCCGCATCGCGGCGACGTGCATCGATCGCCACCACGATGCATTGGCAGCCGAAACGATCCGCGCCTTCCTGCACCAGCTCAGGACGTCGCACCGCTGACGAATTCAGACTGACTTTGTCGGCACCGGCACGGAGCAGCTCCGTGATGCCCTCAACCGATCCGATGCCGCCTCCGACCGTGAAGGGAATCGTGACCTGCTCCGATGTGCGTCGCACCAGGTCCACCAGGGTGGCCCGACCTTCATGGCTGGCGGCGATATCGAGAAACACCAACTCATCCGCAC
This window contains:
- the hisF gene encoding imidazole glycerol phosphate synthase subunit HisF, with the protein product MVALRLIPCLDVAEGRVVKGVNFVGLRDAGDPVELACRYSQAGADELVFLDIAASHEGRATLVDLVRRTSEQVTIPFTVGGGIGSVEGITELLRAGADKVSLNSSAVRRPELVQEGADRFGCQCIVVAIDARRRDAGGWDVYVKGGRENTGLDVVEWARRAADLGAGEILLTSMDGDGTQAGYDLALTRAVAQAVPVPVIASGGAGCLDHIAQALDPGPAGGQASAALLASLLHDGVLTVEQIKSDLLRRGLTVRPLEP